In the genome of Fundidesulfovibrio soli, one region contains:
- a CDS encoding DUF2062 domain-containing protein: MRTNDKFHCLRLLKRKWLTVLRIKKTPKEIALGLAFGVFVGFIPIIPFQSIWAIGLCWVFGGSKLAAFAGAWVSNPVTVPPLFAAFYYVGKRAFPGIDINPLSFYTNLDWFSTEFIFDTGWKIALILNAGGVIVGIPTAVVSYFVTLNLARQYQARKMRRQLDAKGLS; encoded by the coding sequence ATGCGGACAAATGACAAATTCCACTGCCTTCGACTGCTGAAACGGAAATGGCTGACGGTTCTTCGCATCAAGAAAACGCCGAAGGAGATCGCTCTGGGCTTGGCGTTCGGTGTTTTCGTAGGCTTCATTCCAATCATACCGTTCCAATCCATCTGGGCCATAGGGCTGTGCTGGGTATTCGGGGGGAGCAAGTTGGCCGCCTTCGCCGGAGCATGGGTGTCGAACCCAGTGACGGTCCCGCCGCTCTTTGCGGCATTCTATTATGTCGGTAAACGCGCGTTCCCTGGCATAGACATCAATCCATTGAGTTTCTATACCAATCTGGATTGGTTCAGCACTGAGTTCATCTTCGATACAGGGTGGAAGATAGCCTTGATTCTCAACGCGGGCGGTGTGATAGTGGGTATACCTACTGCTGTGGTGTCCTATTTCGTCACATTGAATCTTGCCAGGCAATATCAGGCGCGAAAGATGAGGCGACAGTTGGATGCCAAAGGCCTATCCTAA